A genomic window from Limnochordia bacterium includes:
- the rpsD gene encoding 30S ribosomal protein S4: MARYTGPVCRLCRREGEKLFLKGDRCYTTKCSIERRSYAPGQHGRNPRKVTEYGLHLREKQKCRRIYGILERQFERYYDEASRGRGITGENLLQLLELRFDNVVYRLGFGDSRSQARQLVRHGHFTVNGKKVNIPSYQLKANDVVAVHEKSKDKDLIRSNIEAAADRGLAQWLELDADNMEGRVLAIPTREQIDVPIQEHLIVEYYSR; the protein is encoded by the coding sequence TTATTCTTAAAAGGCGACCGTTGCTATACTACAAAGTGCAGTATAGAGCGTCGTAGCTATGCACCGGGACAGCATGGTCGTAATCCTAGGAAGGTTACCGAATACGGACTGCACTTGCGGGAAAAACAGAAGTGCCGTCGTATCTATGGTATCCTCGAGCGGCAGTTTGAGAGGTACTATGATGAAGCATCCCGCGGTCGCGGAATTACCGGAGAAAACTTGCTCCAGCTTCTTGAATTAAGATTTGATAATGTGGTATACCGATTAGGATTTGGTGATTCAAGGAGCCAGGCAAGACAACTAGTGAGGCATGGGCACTTCACGGTTAATGGGAAGAAAGTCAATATACCATCTTATCAGTTAAAGGCCAACGATGTGGTTGCAGTACACGAGAAGAGCAAAGATAAGGATCTCATTCGGAGCAATATTGAAGCAGCCGCGGACCGGGGACTAGCTCAATGGTTAGAGCTGGATGCTGATAACATGGAAGGCAGAGTATTGGCTATCCCCACCCGGGAGCAAATTGATGTTCCGATTCAGGAGCACCTGATTGTTGAGTACTATTCGCGATAG
- a CDS encoding DNA-directed RNA polymerase subunit alpha: MIEIEKPKIEKLEGNGNYAKFSVEPLERGYGITLGNSLRRILLSSLPGAAVTSIKLDGVLHEFSTIPGVREDVTDIVLNMKQVLVKLHTDGPVTARIDVKGQAEVTAGDIIVGSDVEILNPELHIATLDDEGELTCELTIEKGRGYRSADKNKKEGQPIGVIPIDSIFSPVSRVNYTVEHTRVGQVTDYDRLVLEVSTNGSLTPEDAVGLAAKIVVEHMQLFMGLTDQPDEMEIMVEREDDEKSRLLELPIEELELSVRSYNCLKRAGINTIGELVRKDEDDIMKVRNLGKKSLQEIKDKLKKAGLSLRSSEE; encoded by the coding sequence ATGATTGAAATCGAAAAGCCCAAGATCGAAAAGCTAGAAGGAAACGGCAATTACGCGAAATTCTCGGTCGAACCCTTAGAGCGCGGCTATGGGATCACCCTGGGGAATTCTCTGCGACGCATTTTACTATCTTCCTTACCTGGGGCAGCAGTGACCTCTATTAAGCTAGATGGTGTGCTCCATGAGTTTTCCACTATTCCTGGTGTGCGCGAGGACGTTACGGATATTGTCCTAAATATGAAACAGGTTTTGGTGAAGCTGCACACCGATGGTCCAGTGACGGCACGCATTGATGTTAAGGGGCAGGCGGAAGTTACCGCTGGGGACATCATTGTAGGTAGTGATGTGGAGATCCTAAACCCAGAACTGCATATTGCCACCCTTGACGATGAGGGCGAGCTAACTTGTGAGCTTACCATTGAAAAAGGCAGAGGCTATCGCAGCGCAGATAAGAACAAAAAGGAAGGTCAGCCTATCGGTGTGATCCCCATTGACTCCATTTTTTCCCCAGTATCCAGGGTGAACTATACCGTGGAGCACACGAGGGTGGGTCAGGTTACAGACTACGACCGATTGGTGCTTGAAGTAAGTACCAATGGTAGCTTAACCCCGGAGGATGCAGTAGGTTTAGCAGCCAAGATCGTAGTGGAGCATATGCAGCTGTTTATGGGCCTTACTGATCAGCCCGATGAGATGGAGATTATGGTTGAGCGGGAAGATGATGAAAAGAGTCGTCTGTTAGAGCTACCGATAGAAGAACTGGAGCTATCAGTTCGATCCTACAACTGCCTGAAACGAGCAGGTATTAATACTATAGGTGAACTGGTCCGTAAGGATGAAGACGATATTATGAAGGTCCGAAATCTTGGAAAGAAGTCTTTGCAGGAAATCAAAGATAAGCTGAAAAAGGCAGGTTTATCCTTACGGTCCTCGGAGGAATGA